One Glycine soja cultivar W05 chromosome 2, ASM419377v2, whole genome shotgun sequence genomic region harbors:
- the LOC114386584 gene encoding uncharacterized protein LOC114386584 — MHNMAQVNAPMLQFKNSALFGIQPNSFVCFQTQSRSITKKPLVIEARARANTRKESGKIRNRRMLKKYNGTATHPRLSVFGSDKQLYAMLVDDKNKKCLFYGSTLQKSIRQDPPCSTLEAAQRVGEALVKACVDLNINEILSYDRNGLRQREEKLKAFENAISSYGFLPR, encoded by the exons ATGCACAATATGGCTCAAGTGAATGCTCCAATGCTACAGTTCAAGAATTCGGCTCTCTTTGGAATCCAGCCAAACTCGTTTGTTTGCTTTCAGACACAAAGTAGAA GTATAACTAAGAAACCATTAGTGATTGAAGCCAGAGCTAGAGCAAATACTAGAAAAGAAAGTGGAAAAATTCGGAACAGAAGGATGCTGAaaaag taTAATGGAACAGCCACACATCCAAGGCTTTCAGTATTTGGCTCAGATAAGCAATTATATGCAATGCTTGTagatgacaaaaataaaaagtgtttgttCTATGGAAGCACGCTGCAGAAATCAATCCGACAAGACCCTCCTTGTAGCACGCTT GAAGCTGCTCAACGTGTTGGAGAGGCACTGGTCAAAGCTTGTGTTGATCTCAACATAAATGAAATATTATCCTATGATCGCAATGGGCTCCGCCAGCGTGAAGAAAAGCTAAAAGCCTTTGAGAATGCCATTTCAAGTTATGGATTCTTACCAAGATAA